The sequence AGATTCTCGAGCAGCAGCATGTCGACTTCGTCGAGCTGCTCGGAGAAGACGGTCAGTCCGGAATCGTCGCAGGCGCCGAGGAACCCGGGTAGCTTCTCCGCAACCTGAGATATCTCGGAGGAGCTGGCGGCCGACGTCGTCGGTCATGCGGAGCAGGTCGGTGAACCGGATGAAGTCGCATGCCGTTCGCTGCCGAGCTCGATGCTGCCCCGACCCGGAAAAGAGACTCTCTGCGGCGCCGCGATCGGTCGATACCGCTCCGCGTTCGGAGGACATCCGGGTGAGAGTTCGGTGACTATCGTCGGCGTCCCACCATCAATCGGCCACGCTCCTGCCTTAACGCGCCGAGCGAAGGTACTGCGAAGATAGTCGCGGCGACGTGCCGCACAAGCGCACCGCGGCGAGCCGCTCGGCATGCCGGCCACCGTCGATGGTTCACTGGTGATCGTGGCGACCCCGGACGATCCCCGCGAGCACGCCGAGCAGTTGATGGCAGCGCTGACCCCTCAGCAGCGACAGGCTGTGGTGGAGGCGCTGCGCGCCCACGGCGCCCGGGACTGGCTCGACGACATGCTGCGCACCCCCGAACCTGTCATCGGTGAGCCACCGGCGCGCGCACGTGGCTTCCGGATCCGGCTGGATCTGCTCGGCACCACCCCGCCGGTGTGGCGACGACTCGAGGTGCCCGGCGATCTGACCCTCGACCGAGTGCATATAGTCATCCAGGCCGGGATGGGCTGGCTCGACAGTCATCTACACCGCTTCCGTACCGGTAGCGATCCCCGCTCCCCGTACTTCGTGACAGCCTTCGATATCGAGGAAGGCGAGGACGGTGTACTCGAAGACACCGTCCGACTCGATCAGCTGCTGACCGAGCCGGGCGACCGCCTCTGGTACGACTACGACTTCGGTGACGGCTGGCACCACGTCCTGAAAGTGGAAGCAGTACTCGACGAACCTCCCACCGAGGTGCGCTGCACCGCCGGCCGCAGGGCCTGCCCACCTGAGGACTGCGGAGGTTTGTGGGGGTATTCGGAGCTGGCAGCCTGGGTCCGGGGTGGGTGTGACCCGGCAGCGGTCCCCCCGCCGTTCGACGACATCGATGACGCTCGTAGGTGGCTACCGCTCGACTGGCATCCCGACCGGTTCGATGTCGCCGACGCCACCGCCGCGATCGCGGCGGCAATGACCGCACCGGTGCCCGTACCCGAAGAGCTCGCAGCGTTGCGCGCACGACTCGAACGCCGCGCAGACCCGACGCTGACCCACCTGCTGGAGCAGTCGGCATCGCACCCTGTGCTCCCGATCGGTGAAGTAGAAGCCGCACAGCTGCTCGAGCCATTTCTCGTGCTGCTCGACCTGATCGGCGACGGGGTCCGGCTGACCAACGCCGGCTACCTACCACCGGCGCTGGTCGAGCAACTCGCCGACCGGACCGGGGTGAGCAGCTGGTGGATCGGCAAGGCGAACCGCGAGGACCTGACTTGGCCGCTTGCACGTCTACGCGCCAACGGGCGCGCCCTCGGGCTGGTCGGTGTGCGACACGGCCGGTTGACACCGACTGCGGTCGCACGACGATCCCGTGATCGACCCGTGGCACTGTGGCAGCACATTGTGTCCCGACTGCCCCTCGGCAGGACCGACTTCGACCGACACGCCGGCTGGTCGACCTTAGCCGTCGTTGCCGCCGGTATCCCGACCGAGCACTGGCACACCGAGATCGGCGCCGTGCTGCAGGGACTCGGATGGCGCTCGGAAGGTCGTGGATTTCTCGCTCCGGCCGCCGTCGCCAACCCCACACTCGACGCTCTCGAACTCCTCGCCGGCACAACACGCCGCGGGCGGCTCACCGACACGCACCCGGCCGTTACGGCCACCGCCCGCGCCGCGATCGGCCTGTGACCACCACAAGGTCCACAAGACCAGCATGTATTCCCTACGCCGGCGCACCCGAGGTGGGCGCGGTCAGAGGATGGTGTAGCCGAGCTGGTGGGCTGCCGTGGCGCCCCCATCGGCGAGCGCGGGATGAGCAAGGGGCAGTGACAGTTCCGGCCGAGGGGCGAATGCGGCGGCGGCGAGCAACCGACGTCCACCAGACAGCTGACCATTCTCAGCGGAAGACATCCCGTCGCCCATGGCAGATCCACCACTTCACCGTCGTGAACCGACCGCGACCCGAGCCGACCGACGTCGATCGGTTCGTCAAAGGTCTCCCGGTCAACCAATGTTGACCAGACAGTAGGCCACCCGAACACCCCTCACCGGGAGATCGACAGCACAGCACAACGCAAGGTAGGCGCACGTCGCAATCAAGGAAACAAAGAGGTCGTCACCTGACCAGGCCAATCCGAGAAGCCAGCCACGATCTCGGGGACCGCGCCCTCGGCCGAGTCCTGTAGCTGCTCCCGGCGCCGGCGATACGGACGCTCGTCGAATGGCCCAGTGCAACGGACACCTGCTCGCCCTCATCAGCGCCCACGAGCAGATAACGCAGCTCCACCCGATCACCGGAACGGCGCGCGTGTACATCGAGGAAATGCATCACCTCCGCCAGACCAGCATCTTCACCGAGAGCCGGCGAGTAGGTGC comes from Rhodococcus sp. B50 and encodes:
- a CDS encoding plasmid pRiA4b ORF-3 family protein; the protein is MIVATPDDPREHAEQLMAALTPQQRQAVVEALRAHGARDWLDDMLRTPEPVIGEPPARARGFRIRLDLLGTTPPVWRRLEVPGDLTLDRVHIVIQAGMGWLDSHLHRFRTGSDPRSPYFVTAFDIEEGEDGVLEDTVRLDQLLTEPGDRLWYDYDFGDGWHHVLKVEAVLDEPPTEVRCTAGRRACPPEDCGGLWGYSELAAWVRGGCDPAAVPPPFDDIDDARRWLPLDWHPDRFDVADATAAIAAAMTAPVPVPEELAALRARLERRADPTLTHLLEQSASHPVLPIGEVEAAQLLEPFLVLLDLIGDGVRLTNAGYLPPALVEQLADRTGVSSWWIGKANREDLTWPLARLRANGRALGLVGVRHGRLTPTAVARRSRDRPVALWQHIVSRLPLGRTDFDRHAGWSTLAVVAAGIPTEHWHTEIGAVLQGLGWRSEGRGFLAPAAVANPTLDALELLAGTTRRGRLTDTHPAVTATARAAIGL